Part of the Flavobacterium okayamense genome, TACAGAAACATCAGCAGTGGGAACACGCATCGACATACCTGTTAATTTTCCGTTTAATTCTGGAATTACTTTCCCAACAGCCTTTGCAGCTCCTGTAGATGCAGGAATGATGTTTAATAAAGCAGCTCTACCACCACGAAAATCTTTTCTTGAAGGACCATCAACTGTTAATTGAGTTGCTGTAGTTGCGTGAACGGTTGTCATTAATCCTTCTACAATACCAAAGTTATCATTAATAACCTTTGCTAAAGGTGCTAAACAGTTTGTAGTACATGATGCATTAGAAACAATAGTGTCAGCAGCAGTAGCTTTATCATGATTTACCCCCATAACAAACATAGGTGCGTCTGCAGAAGGTGCAGAAATTACAACTTTCTTTGCTCCTCCTTTAATGTGAGCTTCAGCAGTTGCCAAAGTAGTAAATATACCTGTACATTCTGCAACGATATCTACATCTACTTTTTCATCATCCCATTTTATTTGAGTAGGATCTTTTTCTGCAGTTACTCGGATAAATTTATCATTTACATAAAGTTGACCATCTTTAACTTCAACCTTACCTTTAAAATTTCCGTGAACTGAATCGTATTTTAATAAATAAGCTAAATGTTCAACATCTAATAAATCATTTATTGCAACAACTTCTACATTATCTCTATTAAATGATTCTCTAAAAACAATACGACCTATTCTACCAAAGCCGTTAATTCCTAATTTTACTTTTGACATTTTTAATATAAATTTTTAATTTATTTTTAAGTAGACATAATATCTGAAACTCTTAAAAGTTCTTTATCTACTTCTGTACTTCCTTTTATTGCTTGTTCTAATGGTGTTAATGCAACTTTGTCGTTGATTAGTCCTACCATATAATTTGATTTACCTTCCAATATAGATTCCACTGCTTTTACACCTAATCGTGATGCTAAAACTCTATCGAAACATGAAGGTGCGCCACCTCTTTGCATATGGCCTAAAACAGAAACACGCACATCATATTCAGGCATATTTTCTTCAACATATTCTTTAAGTTCAAATACATTC contains:
- the gap gene encoding type I glyceraldehyde-3-phosphate dehydrogenase, giving the protein MSKVKLGINGFGRIGRIVFRESFNRDNVEVVAINDLLDVEHLAYLLKYDSVHGNFKGKVEVKDGQLYVNDKFIRVTAEKDPTQIKWDDEKVDVDIVAECTGIFTTLATAEAHIKGGAKKVVISAPSADAPMFVMGVNHDKATAADTIVSNASCTTNCLAPLAKVINDNFGIVEGLMTTVHATTATQLTVDGPSRKDFRGGRAALLNIIPASTGAAKAVGKVIPELNGKLTGMSMRVPTADVSVVDLTVKVAKETSYEEIMKVLKEASETSMKGILGYTEDLVVSQDFVSDSRTSIVDANAGIGLNSTFFKLVSWYDNEYGYSSKLIDLAVHISAL